In Bacillota bacterium, the following are encoded in one genomic region:
- a CDS encoding PDZ domain-containing protein — MKRNTKVALVVFLLLILASFVPTPYLILKPGTAENLSQFVDVEGGYHRNDGNFYLVTVGQQRATLFWLIYGFFHPYIDVLHQNKVIPSGISQQEYINILEKWMEESQLLAKFIALRRAGKPVDIEGKGIAIRAFANNSPAEGILQADDVIVKIDGEDVHFADQVLAIVQNRKIGESVKLTLQRNGEEFNAEIPTVPHVDDPRKPALGIIITALGDWKLDMPMEIDIKTGNISGPSAGMMFVLEIINQLLSGDLTGGHDIAGTGTISYYEDIGEIGGVRQKVVAAERAGAEFFILPEENYGEAMKVNKKMELVPVKNLQDVMAFLAEINMSSSYKTRFSSADIPTILENIQVSGYYSGYSLQNWAI; from the coding sequence TTGAAAAGAAATACCAAGGTTGCACTGGTTGTTTTTCTGTTGTTGATACTGGCATCGTTTGTTCCCACGCCATACCTGATTTTGAAACCCGGCACTGCTGAAAATTTAAGCCAATTTGTTGACGTCGAAGGAGGGTATCACCGGAACGACGGGAATTTCTATCTGGTTACAGTGGGGCAACAGAGGGCAACCCTCTTCTGGTTGATTTACGGTTTTTTTCATCCCTATATCGATGTTCTGCATCAAAACAAGGTGATCCCTTCGGGGATAAGCCAGCAGGAGTATATAAACATTCTGGAAAAGTGGATGGAAGAGAGCCAGTTATTGGCGAAATTTATTGCGTTGAGGAGAGCCGGAAAACCTGTGGATATCGAAGGCAAGGGCATTGCCATACGTGCATTTGCAAACAATAGTCCCGCAGAAGGCATATTGCAAGCTGATGATGTCATTGTCAAGATAGATGGTGAAGATGTTCATTTTGCTGACCAGGTCCTGGCCATCGTTCAGAACAGAAAAATCGGGGAATCTGTCAAACTCACGCTGCAAAGGAATGGGGAAGAATTCAATGCCGAGATACCCACCGTTCCACATGTTGATGACCCCCGCAAACCTGCCCTGGGCATAATTATCACCGCACTTGGGGATTGGAAACTTGACATGCCCATGGAAATAGATATCAAGACGGGAAATATTTCAGGGCCATCTGCAGGGATGATGTTTGTGCTGGAGATCATCAACCAATTGTTGAGCGGGGACCTGACGGGAGGGCATGATATCGCGGGGACGGGGACGATCAGCTATTACGAGGATATCGGGGAAATCGGCGGGGTCAGGCAGAAGGTGGTAGCTGCAGAGAGGGCAGGAGCTGAATTTTTTATTTTGCCGGAAGAAAATTACGGTGAAGCCATGAAGGTTAACAAAAAGATGGAACTGGTACCGGTTAAAAATTTACAAGATGTGATGGCCTTTCTTGCCGAAATAAATATGTCTTCCTCCTACAAAACCAGGTTTTCTTCCGCTGATATCCCGACCATTCTGGAAAACATCCAGGTTTCAGGGTACTATTCCGGATATAGCCTTCAGAACTGGGCAATCTAA
- the ylbJ gene encoding sporulation integral membrane protein YlbJ encodes MTLVLALLVVGLTVSVILFPEDAFDASVNGLEIWWKIVFPALLPFFIISHILIGLGVVHMLGVILEPIMRPLFNVPGAGSFVLAMGLASGFPIGALLTTRLREQNLCTGVEAERLLSFTNTADPLFMFGAVAVGMIGHPETGVIIAVAHYLSSVTIGLLMRFYKRGDGSSPPGKTGNGNLFSRSIKALLEAREKDSRPLGQLLSDAIMSSINTLLLVGGFIILFSVIIRILERIGGIALMVAMLANLLEFLGISVQLAPALISGLFEIDLGCKLAGSASAPLKDIVIICGFIIAWSGLSVHAQVASIISKTDIKINSYIICRALHAILAGLYSAILAGPVFPLFAKVALPAFYQMTPAGTFSFWWERSRFMLYHLLIFLGTLMAMVLIGTLIKKIRIVFLKIKT; translated from the coding sequence ATGACCCTTGTGCTGGCCCTCCTTGTCGTTGGCCTGACTGTCTCCGTGATTCTTTTTCCGGAAGACGCCTTCGATGCCTCCGTGAACGGATTGGAGATATGGTGGAAAATTGTCTTTCCCGCGCTTCTGCCCTTCTTTATCATCTCACATATATTGATCGGCCTGGGCGTGGTACATATGCTGGGTGTCATCCTGGAGCCGATCATGCGTCCACTCTTCAATGTTCCGGGGGCGGGTTCTTTCGTGCTGGCCATGGGGTTGGCTTCCGGTTTTCCCATCGGGGCTCTTCTGACCACCAGGCTCAGGGAACAGAATCTCTGCACGGGGGTCGAGGCCGAAAGGCTTTTAAGTTTTACCAATACCGCCGACCCTCTCTTCATGTTTGGAGCTGTCGCCGTGGGAATGATCGGACATCCGGAAACAGGTGTCATCATTGCCGTGGCCCATTACCTATCCAGCGTAACCATCGGCCTTCTAATGCGTTTTTACAAACGCGGAGATGGTTCTTCCCCTCCCGGGAAAACTGGAAACGGCAATCTATTTTCACGTTCGATAAAAGCTTTGCTGGAAGCACGGGAAAAGGACAGTCGCCCGCTGGGACAGCTGCTCAGCGATGCCATCATGAGTTCAATCAACACTTTGTTGCTCGTCGGAGGATTCATCATTCTTTTTTCGGTTATCATCAGGATCCTTGAAAGAATCGGGGGAATAGCATTGATGGTTGCCATGCTGGCAAATCTGCTGGAATTTCTGGGTATCTCCGTGCAACTGGCCCCTGCTTTGATCAGCGGACTGTTTGAAATCGATCTGGGCTGTAAACTGGCCGGATCGGCATCCGCGCCATTGAAAGATATCGTCATCATCTGCGGTTTCATCATTGCCTGGAGCGGCCTATCTGTTCATGCACAGGTAGCCAGCATCATCAGCAAGACTGATATAAAAATAAATTCCTACATCATTTGCCGGGCCCTGCATGCAATTCTGGCTGGCCTTTACTCGGCAATTCTGGCTGGCCCCGTATTTCCCCTTTTCGCCAAAGTTGCCCTTCCCGCTTTCTACCAGATGACCCCTGCGGGCACTTTTTCCTTCTGGTGGGAGCGAAGCCGATTCATGCTTTACCATCTGTTGATTTTTTTGGGAACACTGATGGCCATGGTTCTGATCGGAACATTGATCAAAAAAATAAGAATTGTTTTCCTGAAGATCAAAACGTAG
- the coaD gene encoding pantetheine-phosphate adenylyltransferase, which yields MRRAICPGSFDPVTNGHIDIIRRASKVVDHLTVAVLDNPRKKGLFTFEERMKMLKSVTRNYRNIEIDSFRGLLVDYARQKEACIIIKGLRAISDFEFEFQMALINNKLDPRLETMFMMTSSKYAYLSSSIVKEVACFGGDISAMVPEEVHDFIIKKINTSTF from the coding sequence ATGAGAAGGGCAATCTGTCCCGGAAGTTTTGATCCCGTTACCAACGGGCACATTGATATTATCAGAAGGGCCAGCAAGGTGGTTGATCATCTGACCGTGGCTGTGCTGGACAATCCCCGTAAAAAAGGACTTTTTACCTTTGAAGAAAGAATGAAAATGCTCAAATCGGTAACCAGGAATTACCGCAACATCGAAATTGATAGTTTCAGGGGGTTGCTGGTTGATTACGCTCGCCAGAAGGAAGCCTGTATAATCATCAAGGGGTTGAGAGCCATTTCTGATTTTGAATTTGAGTTCCAGATGGCTTTGATCAACAACAAATTGGATCCTCGTCTGGAGACCATGTTCATGATGACCAGCAGCAAGTATGCTTACCTGAGCTCCAGTATCGTTAAAGAGGTTGCTTGTTTCGGTGGCGATATCAGTGCCATGGTGCCGGAAGAAGTCCACGACTTCATCATAAAGAAGATCAACACCTCTACGTTTTGA
- the rsmD gene encoding 16S rRNA (guanine(966)-N(2))-methyltransferase RsmD: MRIIGGSCRGIRIKAPRRKEVRPTPDMVREALFDILGERVRGQNFVDIFAGSGAVGIEALSRGAKSCTFIENNFMCVKIIIENLKNAGLDSRASILRTDVLAAIKVISKKKGDMPFVYLDPPYNSNLIPKVLNAISSSNPLPPGGMVIVEHHKRKNIYAENWVMIDRKYYGDTALSFLKMKDSERGY, encoded by the coding sequence ATGAGAATTATCGGGGGTTCTTGCCGTGGAATCAGAATAAAAGCCCCGCGTCGCAAGGAGGTCAGGCCCACGCCCGACATGGTCAGGGAGGCTCTGTTCGATATCCTGGGGGAACGGGTCCGGGGGCAAAATTTCGTCGATATCTTTGCTGGAAGCGGAGCTGTGGGTATCGAAGCTCTGAGTAGAGGAGCCAAATCCTGTACGTTCATTGAAAATAATTTCATGTGTGTTAAAATAATTATTGAAAATTTAAAAAATGCTGGTCTGGATTCCCGGGCCTCTATTCTGAGAACCGATGTTCTGGCCGCAATAAAAGTAATATCCAAGAAAAAAGGGGATATGCCATTTGTATACCTGGATCCTCCTTACAACAGCAACCTGATACCCAAGGTTCTGAATGCCATTTCAAGCAGCAATCCACTCCCGCCGGGGGGGATGGTTATTGTAGAGCATCATAAGCGGAAAAATATTTATGCGGAAAACTGGGTCATGATCGACAGGAAATATTACGGAGACACGGCCCTGAGTTTCTTGAAGATGAAAGATTCGGAGAGGGGGTATTAA